A stretch of Vigna angularis cultivar LongXiaoDou No.4 chromosome 4, ASM1680809v1, whole genome shotgun sequence DNA encodes these proteins:
- the LOC108331889 gene encoding dual specificity protein phosphatase PHS1 isoform X2, whose amino-acid sequence MAKEQQKQDPGAFTNSLQTQNQGKGEVEKEEAEAPFTLSVTYKVLYMLGDITAGPASMFAQWLQLVRKRTSNHRTSGFPHRSSTMPSSLGESIEDVKNDQQTEFSLWERLGKAEMLDIESSSFSWDRLSSLHHTEHTSSNEHSEDEMNRALEVTVNSGGVVFFAFFNGRESGDGCSKEETAVIKISSSRMATQSERLGYEFAKWLGVQTPQARVIHNTSLEWIQIKEATEKARDAASSAGDAIVELTCTELLEALDLSRCLMFMSYVHGSPLLESSRTFESQECAERTAAALGRVLMLDLVIRNEDRLPCRQLRWRGNSANLLLTEKVISANVDIIGETFNSAVNRYGPRVSRALQKEKRSTSVDSRMNSHNSGSVSQYPGLSGIKYTSIPTHMNMKSQTSGESMLTDFNIVAIDSGVPRRPPAGKRADDQVNYPKLVELLLNSSEFSSNLLHDITGGRLGCPPLEDTNTTTDVHTDDVAALVHEFRNGFRAALMDMQGFHIFLLTLHQKLDNLLRLFMNAVGKISSGESEKEDAVVHDLPSPAFTGSCLSPSIKERYSNDIHQDCSDSESQRTAPRASSSSGSRDCCDSASPASREGWHGKHPKGSAESLRCLRLTTKLRDLHKFAKVDSESNKELEQWNEMLKNDAVKLCLENNFNTGFFEGGDNNTVVDAYELKVRLEHILERIALISEAANTERPSAVTNSLFIGGALAARSTYTLQHLGITHILCLCTNEIGQSDSQFPDLFTYKNFSVCDDEDSNISSIFEEACDFVDYVEKAGQSVLVHCFEGKSRSATLVLAYLMLRKKFTLLDAWNALKRVHRRSQPNDGFAKILLELDQKLHGKVSMEWQQRKPMMKICPICGKNAGLSSSSLKLHLQKSHKKLSSGSVDSAMTMEIKKALTALKISRGGSVSPTQRQSHSMVDT is encoded by the exons ATGGCAAAAGAGCAGCAAAAGCAGGATCCTGGGGCATTCACCAACTCTTTGCAAACCCAAAACCAG GGTAAAGGTGAAGTGGAAAAGGAGGAGGCTGAGGCCCCTTTCACTCTCAGCGTCACCTATAAG GTTTTGTACATGTTGGGAGACATCACAGCAGGGCCTGCGTCTATGTTCGCGCAATGGCTCCAATTAGTTCGTAAACGCACTTCCAATCATCGCACTTCTGGCTTCCCTCACCGTTCTTCCACCATGCCTTCTAG CCTGGGAGAATCTATTGAGGATGTGAAAAATGATCAGCAAACAGAATTTAGTTTGTGGGAGAGGCTTGGTAAAGCTGAAATGTTGGACATTGAATCGAGTTCATTTTCTTGGGACAGACTCTCTTCACTTCACCACACTGAACACACTAGCAGCAACGAACATTCTGAGGATGAAATGAACCGAGCTCtcgag GTAACAGTAAATTCTGGAGGGGTAGTCTTCTTTGCCTTTTTCAACGGTCGTGAGAGTGGTGATGGTTGCTCAAAAGAAGAAACAGCGGTTATAAAGATATCGTCTTCAAGAATGGCAACACAATCCGAACGTCTCGGATATGAATTTGCCAAGTGGTTGGGAGTTCAAACTCCTCAg GCTAGAGTCATCCACAATACAAGTTTAGAGTGGATACAAATAAAGGAAGCTACAGAAAAAGCAAGAGATGCAGCAAGTTCTGCAGGTGATGCAATTGTTGAACTGACATGCACAGAACTTCTGGAAGCACTTGATCTTAGCCGATGTCTCATGTTTATGAG TTATGTGCATGGTTCACCCTTGCTTGAAAGCTCTAGAACTTTTGAGTCACAGGAATGTGCAGAAAGAACAGCAGCAGCCCTTGGCAGAGTACTGATGTTGGATCTTGTCATCAGAAATGAAGATAGGCTCCCTTGCCGACAGCTTAGATGGCGTGGGAACTCTGCAAATTTGTTATTGACTGAAAAAGTAATCTCTGCAAATGTGGATATAATAGGAGAAACCTTTAATTCTGCAGTGAACCGATATGGACCAAGGGTGAGTAGGGCACttcaaaaagagaaaaggtCAACATCAGTTGATAGTAGAATGAATTCTCATAATTCTGGTTCGGTATCACAATACCCTGGTCTTTCTGGCATCAAATACACATCAATACCCACTCACATGAATATGAAAAGTCAAACATCAGGAGAATCAATGCTAACTGACTTTAACATTGTGGCAATTGATTCTGGCGTACCCCGTCGACCCCCTGCTGGAAAGCGTGCAGATGACCAAGTTAATTATCCTAAGTTGGTTGAGTTACTACTGAATAGCTCTGAGTTTTCTTCTAACCTATTACATGATATAACTGGAGGGAGATTAGGATGTCCTCCTCTAGAAGACACCAACACAACAACTGATGTTCACACAGATGATGTAGCAGCACTAGTTCATGAGTTCCGTAATGGTTTTCGTGCCGCTCTCATGGACATGCAGGGATTCCATATATTCCTACTCACACTTCAtcaaaaacttgataatttgTTAAGGTTATTTATGAATGCTGTAGGCAAAATATCATCAGGAGAGTCTGAAAAGGAGGATGCAGTGGTTCATGACTTACCTTCACCAGCTTTTACTGGCAGTTGTCTTTCCCCATCTATTAAGGAGAGATATTCTAATGATATTCATCAAGATTGTAGTGATTCAGAATCACAGAGAACTGCTCCAAGGGCATCATCATCTTCAGGCAGTAGAGATTGCTGTGACTCTGCCTCTCCTGCGTCACGAGAAGGTTGGCATGGAAAGCACCCTAAAGGAAGTGCGGAGTCACTTCGTTGTTTGCGCTTGACAACTAAGCTTCGTGATTTACATAAATTTGCCAAG GTTGACTCAGAATCTAATAAAGAATtggaacaatggaatgaaatgCTAAAAAATGATGCAGTCAAGTTATGCTTGGAGAACAATTTTAACACAGGATTTTTCGAGGGTGGTGATAACAACACCGTTGTTGATGCATACGAACTGAAG GTCAGACTTGAGCATATCCTTGAGAGGATTGCACTGATATCTGAGGCTGCAAATACAGAGAGACCATCTGCTGTTACAAATAGTCTGTTCATTGGTGGAGCGCTGGCTGCAAGATCTACATACACCCTACAACACTTGGGAATTACACATATTTTATGTTTGTGTACAAATGAAATTGGCCAATCAGATTCTCAGTTTCCTGATCTATTCACATACAAAAATTTCTCT GTGTGTGACGATGAAGATTCTAACATCAGCAGCATATTTGAAGAGGCTTGTGATTTTGTAGATTATGTTGAGAAAGCTGGTCAGAGTGTTTTAGTTCATTGCTTTGAGGGGAAAAGCAGAAGTGCCACTTTGGTCCTCGCTTACCTAATGCTTAGGAA GAAATTCACTTTGTTAGACGCATGGAATGCTCTAAAACGAGTTCATCGTCGATCTCAGCCCAACGATGGTTTTGCAAAGATCTTACTTGAGCTAGACCAGAAACTGCACGGCAAGGTTTCAATGGAGTGGCAGCAACGGAAACCAATGATGAAAATATGTCCCATCTGTGGCAAGAATGCTGGACTAAGTAGTAGTTCACTTAAACTCCATCTTCAGAAATCACACAAAAAGCTGTCATCAGGGAGTGTGGATAGTGCCATGACAATGGAGATCAAGAAGGCATTAACAGCTTTGAAGATTAGCCGTGGTGGGAGTGTTAGTCCCACACAAAGGCAGTCGCACTCAATGGTTGATACATAA
- the LOC108331889 gene encoding dual specificity protein phosphatase PHS1 isoform X1 translates to MAKEQQKQDPGAFTNSLQTQNQELQGKGEVEKEEAEAPFTLSVTYKVLYMLGDITAGPASMFAQWLQLVRKRTSNHRTSGFPHRSSTMPSSLGESIEDVKNDQQTEFSLWERLGKAEMLDIESSSFSWDRLSSLHHTEHTSSNEHSEDEMNRALEVTVNSGGVVFFAFFNGRESGDGCSKEETAVIKISSSRMATQSERLGYEFAKWLGVQTPQARVIHNTSLEWIQIKEATEKARDAASSAGDAIVELTCTELLEALDLSRCLMFMSYVHGSPLLESSRTFESQECAERTAAALGRVLMLDLVIRNEDRLPCRQLRWRGNSANLLLTEKVISANVDIIGETFNSAVNRYGPRVSRALQKEKRSTSVDSRMNSHNSGSVSQYPGLSGIKYTSIPTHMNMKSQTSGESMLTDFNIVAIDSGVPRRPPAGKRADDQVNYPKLVELLLNSSEFSSNLLHDITGGRLGCPPLEDTNTTTDVHTDDVAALVHEFRNGFRAALMDMQGFHIFLLTLHQKLDNLLRLFMNAVGKISSGESEKEDAVVHDLPSPAFTGSCLSPSIKERYSNDIHQDCSDSESQRTAPRASSSSGSRDCCDSASPASREGWHGKHPKGSAESLRCLRLTTKLRDLHKFAKVDSESNKELEQWNEMLKNDAVKLCLENNFNTGFFEGGDNNTVVDAYELKVRLEHILERIALISEAANTERPSAVTNSLFIGGALAARSTYTLQHLGITHILCLCTNEIGQSDSQFPDLFTYKNFSVCDDEDSNISSIFEEACDFVDYVEKAGQSVLVHCFEGKSRSATLVLAYLMLRKKFTLLDAWNALKRVHRRSQPNDGFAKILLELDQKLHGKVSMEWQQRKPMMKICPICGKNAGLSSSSLKLHLQKSHKKLSSGSVDSAMTMEIKKALTALKISRGGSVSPTQRQSHSMVDT, encoded by the exons ATGGCAAAAGAGCAGCAAAAGCAGGATCCTGGGGCATTCACCAACTCTTTGCAAACCCAAAACCAG GAATTGCAGGGTAAAGGTGAAGTGGAAAAGGAGGAGGCTGAGGCCCCTTTCACTCTCAGCGTCACCTATAAG GTTTTGTACATGTTGGGAGACATCACAGCAGGGCCTGCGTCTATGTTCGCGCAATGGCTCCAATTAGTTCGTAAACGCACTTCCAATCATCGCACTTCTGGCTTCCCTCACCGTTCTTCCACCATGCCTTCTAG CCTGGGAGAATCTATTGAGGATGTGAAAAATGATCAGCAAACAGAATTTAGTTTGTGGGAGAGGCTTGGTAAAGCTGAAATGTTGGACATTGAATCGAGTTCATTTTCTTGGGACAGACTCTCTTCACTTCACCACACTGAACACACTAGCAGCAACGAACATTCTGAGGATGAAATGAACCGAGCTCtcgag GTAACAGTAAATTCTGGAGGGGTAGTCTTCTTTGCCTTTTTCAACGGTCGTGAGAGTGGTGATGGTTGCTCAAAAGAAGAAACAGCGGTTATAAAGATATCGTCTTCAAGAATGGCAACACAATCCGAACGTCTCGGATATGAATTTGCCAAGTGGTTGGGAGTTCAAACTCCTCAg GCTAGAGTCATCCACAATACAAGTTTAGAGTGGATACAAATAAAGGAAGCTACAGAAAAAGCAAGAGATGCAGCAAGTTCTGCAGGTGATGCAATTGTTGAACTGACATGCACAGAACTTCTGGAAGCACTTGATCTTAGCCGATGTCTCATGTTTATGAG TTATGTGCATGGTTCACCCTTGCTTGAAAGCTCTAGAACTTTTGAGTCACAGGAATGTGCAGAAAGAACAGCAGCAGCCCTTGGCAGAGTACTGATGTTGGATCTTGTCATCAGAAATGAAGATAGGCTCCCTTGCCGACAGCTTAGATGGCGTGGGAACTCTGCAAATTTGTTATTGACTGAAAAAGTAATCTCTGCAAATGTGGATATAATAGGAGAAACCTTTAATTCTGCAGTGAACCGATATGGACCAAGGGTGAGTAGGGCACttcaaaaagagaaaaggtCAACATCAGTTGATAGTAGAATGAATTCTCATAATTCTGGTTCGGTATCACAATACCCTGGTCTTTCTGGCATCAAATACACATCAATACCCACTCACATGAATATGAAAAGTCAAACATCAGGAGAATCAATGCTAACTGACTTTAACATTGTGGCAATTGATTCTGGCGTACCCCGTCGACCCCCTGCTGGAAAGCGTGCAGATGACCAAGTTAATTATCCTAAGTTGGTTGAGTTACTACTGAATAGCTCTGAGTTTTCTTCTAACCTATTACATGATATAACTGGAGGGAGATTAGGATGTCCTCCTCTAGAAGACACCAACACAACAACTGATGTTCACACAGATGATGTAGCAGCACTAGTTCATGAGTTCCGTAATGGTTTTCGTGCCGCTCTCATGGACATGCAGGGATTCCATATATTCCTACTCACACTTCAtcaaaaacttgataatttgTTAAGGTTATTTATGAATGCTGTAGGCAAAATATCATCAGGAGAGTCTGAAAAGGAGGATGCAGTGGTTCATGACTTACCTTCACCAGCTTTTACTGGCAGTTGTCTTTCCCCATCTATTAAGGAGAGATATTCTAATGATATTCATCAAGATTGTAGTGATTCAGAATCACAGAGAACTGCTCCAAGGGCATCATCATCTTCAGGCAGTAGAGATTGCTGTGACTCTGCCTCTCCTGCGTCACGAGAAGGTTGGCATGGAAAGCACCCTAAAGGAAGTGCGGAGTCACTTCGTTGTTTGCGCTTGACAACTAAGCTTCGTGATTTACATAAATTTGCCAAG GTTGACTCAGAATCTAATAAAGAATtggaacaatggaatgaaatgCTAAAAAATGATGCAGTCAAGTTATGCTTGGAGAACAATTTTAACACAGGATTTTTCGAGGGTGGTGATAACAACACCGTTGTTGATGCATACGAACTGAAG GTCAGACTTGAGCATATCCTTGAGAGGATTGCACTGATATCTGAGGCTGCAAATACAGAGAGACCATCTGCTGTTACAAATAGTCTGTTCATTGGTGGAGCGCTGGCTGCAAGATCTACATACACCCTACAACACTTGGGAATTACACATATTTTATGTTTGTGTACAAATGAAATTGGCCAATCAGATTCTCAGTTTCCTGATCTATTCACATACAAAAATTTCTCT GTGTGTGACGATGAAGATTCTAACATCAGCAGCATATTTGAAGAGGCTTGTGATTTTGTAGATTATGTTGAGAAAGCTGGTCAGAGTGTTTTAGTTCATTGCTTTGAGGGGAAAAGCAGAAGTGCCACTTTGGTCCTCGCTTACCTAATGCTTAGGAA GAAATTCACTTTGTTAGACGCATGGAATGCTCTAAAACGAGTTCATCGTCGATCTCAGCCCAACGATGGTTTTGCAAAGATCTTACTTGAGCTAGACCAGAAACTGCACGGCAAGGTTTCAATGGAGTGGCAGCAACGGAAACCAATGATGAAAATATGTCCCATCTGTGGCAAGAATGCTGGACTAAGTAGTAGTTCACTTAAACTCCATCTTCAGAAATCACACAAAAAGCTGTCATCAGGGAGTGTGGATAGTGCCATGACAATGGAGATCAAGAAGGCATTAACAGCTTTGAAGATTAGCCGTGGTGGGAGTGTTAGTCCCACACAAAGGCAGTCGCACTCAATGGTTGATACATAA